In the Sphaerodactylus townsendi isolate TG3544 linkage group LG10, MPM_Stown_v2.3, whole genome shotgun sequence genome, one interval contains:
- the RTKN gene encoding rhotekin, with amino-acid sequence MFQRHQPSRVTVARGSALEMEIRRGRCRLSLLAQPEQVLRNGIKSPGALVSLGRVLRQAGARTEKVLSPLLEANRTPLGPGTTNTGPGFTATQRWCNRQNHESSCVGIVPAIHWPLEAQDGGGGILPYQSEVEPPENLWRPRVALVLWAGWYRLHPPCLEGNIICLVLLTVRMGLPPTGFLLLKARLSPCPPPTAPPSSGPLLAAPCLMPAPPAPSCLPEESSFWLPLYGSVCCRLAAQPRCMVHQMMGSFLRVQPGEQPGWLRLFCVLRGPKLLCYHHPQDAETPVEPAFTITISKETRIRVMERDPKNHSQSMLITNHYGAEEVTHTLQAENRAETQRWMEAFWQHFYDMSQWKRCCDELMKVEVPSPRRPTAQLPKQGSLYHETAIEPADDIEAVTEILARRVSGLGSPAWLSLFEGPGPPPAVASDSDSNSSASPRLLHPPWRRPRTLSLDAKLSLLNGRSSRPPLPRTHGPSPSSSSSSSSGSPTPEPTHPPLHPRAHPTFDPRLWLQSQV; translated from the exons ATGTTCCAGCGGCACCAGCCCAGCAGGGTGACGGTGGCGCGCGGCTCCGCCCTGGAGATGGAAATCCGACGGGGCCGCTGCCGGCTCAGCCTCCTGGCCCAGCCCGAGCAG gtcctgcggaacgGCATTAAATCCCCcggggccctggtctcattgggcAGAGTGCTCCGtcaggccggggccaggaccgaaaaggtCCTATCCCCCCTGCTTGAGGCAAACCGGACTccccttgggccagggaccacaa ACACAGGCCCCGGGTTCACCGCCACGCAGAGATGGTGCAACAGACAAAACCACGAGTCCTCCTGTGTGGGAATAGTACCAGCTATCCACTGGCCACTAGAGGCCCAGGACGGAGGAGGTGGCATCCTGCCCTACCAGTCAGAGGTGGAGCCCCCAGAAAACCTCTGGAGACCACGTGTGGCTCTGGTGCTCTGGGCTG GTTGGTACCGACTCCACCCTCCCTGCTTGGAGGGGAACATCATCTGCCTGGTCCTCCTCACTGTTCGCATGGGGCTGCC ACCCACTGGCTTTCTTCTCCTGAAGGCCCGCCTGTctccctgcccgccccccaccGCCCCGCCCAGCTCTGGGCCCCTCCTGGCTGCTCCCTGCCTGATGCCAGCCCCCCCTGCTCCCTCTTGTCTTCCAGAGGAGAGCTCGTTTTGGCTGCCCCTGTACGGAAGTGTCTGCTGCCGACTTGCTGCCCAGCCCCGCTGCATGGTCCACCAGATGATGGGCAGCTTTCTCAGGgtgcag CCAGGGGAGCAGCCGGGCTGGCTCCGGCTCTTCTGCGTCCTGCGTGGCCCCAAACTGCTCTGCTACCACCACCCCCAGGATGCCGAAACCCCCGTGGAGCCGGCCTTCACCATCACCATCAGCAAG GAGACACGCATCCGGGTGATGGAGCGGGACCCCAAGAACCATTCGCAGAGCATGTTGATCACCAACCACTACGGGGCAGAGGAGGTGACCCACACGCTCCAGGCGGAGAACCGGGCAGAGACGCAGCGCTGGATGGAGGCCTTCTGGCAGCACTTCTACGACATGA GTCAGTGGAAGCGCTGCTGTGACGAATTGATGAAGGTGGAGGTGCCCTCCCCGCGCCGGCCCACTGCTCAGCTGCCCAAGCAGGGCTCTTTGTATCATGAGACAG CTATTGAACCAGCGGATGACATCGAGGCCGTGACAGAGATCCTGGCTCGTCGGGTATCAGGTCTGGGCAGCCCTGCGTGGCTGTCCCTCTTTGAGGGGCCAGGGCCCCCTCCCGCCGTGGCTTCAGACAGTGACAGCAACTCCAGCGCCAGCCCACGCCTGCTGCACCCTCCGTGGAGGCGGCCTCGCACCCTCTCCCTGGATGCCAAGCTGAGCCTGTTGAATGGACGCTCCAGCCGCCCGCCCCTGCCTCGGACCCACGGCCCGTCTCCCTCCAGCTCCAGCTCCTCCAGCAGCGGGAGCCCTACCCCAGAGCCCACCCATCCGCCGCTGCACCCCCGGGCCCACCCGACCTTCGACCCTCGCCTGTGGCTGCAGTCCCAGGTCTGA